From the Musa acuminata AAA Group cultivar baxijiao chromosome BXJ3-7, Cavendish_Baxijiao_AAA, whole genome shotgun sequence genome, one window contains:
- the LOC135643290 gene encoding uncharacterized protein LOC135643290 isoform X3, producing the protein MSGAGGGGNRGSVAAPIPTGSRKLVQSLKEIVNCPEAEIYSMLRECNMDPNEAVHRLLSQDTFHEVKSKRDKKKEIREPPESRSRTVNNSSGRGARGGLDHGGRSTSSQSSSIDYGAAKSKSLHKKENGASAVPNSSVVESSVLSSSPTQRPTTLSKSTPMGNTIQATTFADGISMPMQPSSGFQNSWLGKPGHVSMADIVKMGRSQGKPIGMPSGASEGSDMAQNAVMLNMSHHNGKQSPTTVPLESDKRSDSFQESLHVSEISHDFGISEDQRNSDDGWFLINKQPMNSVSTTSEVSDACAAYGNPLESASSNLVVDGTNLHIDPHLEEIQDLEKSHNVKNLPAESRSTSVSDRQIQVDTSKDASHLIEDLLKSTNSYQSQMLELDHQEGSFPAEDVLELSSATADLRQLSLHEETSTKSIEASSAVIIPNHLRVTNADCAHLSFGSFGSGAFSGSFPSKQLKSNLEVPPVADDASRIDDPDTRNHEYDNNGQLEPTLTENVVSRSGSGSENLDVPLVSQPEVVRNDPLDTAHVLQYNFPSASDYALSSAAQPNAAAFSFPQGNTQQPNTLQNSILASSIPHLRDFDLPLSPLLTNQAMPTRYSTTVSSISGPTISTPEALNPGVFSNPQSTPQLPSTTMLTSPALPQHLPVHHYSQPALPLGHFANMISYPFLPHSYTYLPSIQQAFAANSPFHQSPAAVPSVGMKYSQPQFKSSLSATSLPQASAIASAYGGLGSSANIPGAFILNHTTASASTTIGFDEALSLQYKEGSHYMPLQQSENPAMWIHGAGSRTMSALPASTFYNYPGQNQHSGIRPSQQTSQLGALGYPNLYHSQAGPSREHQQNPGEGNLNGSQTPSQPSNQIWQHGY; encoded by the exons ATGAGCGGCGCCGGTGGCGGAGGGAACAGGGGGAGCGTGGCGGCCCCGATCCCGACGGGGTCGAGGAAGCTGGTGCAGAGCCTGAAGGAGATCGTCAACTGCCCGGAGGCGGAGATCTACTCCATGCTCCGGGAGTGCAACATGGACCCCAACGAGGCCGTCCACCGGCTCCTCTCCCAGG ATACTTTTCATGAGGTGAAGAGCAAGCGTGACAAGAAAAAGGAG ATCAGAGAACCTCCAGAATCCAGATCTCGAACTGTGAACAACAGCTCAGGTCGTGGGGCTAGAGGTGGCCTTGACCATGGGGGTCGCAGCACTTCTTCCCAATCCAGTTCTATTG ACTATGGTGCTGCTAAGAGTAAATCTTTACACAAGAAAGAAAATGGTGCAAGTGCTGTTCCTAACTCATCAGTTGTGGAATCTTCCGTGCTATCAAGTTCTCCTACTCAAAGGCCAACAACTTTAAG CAAGTCTACTCCTATGGGAAATACAATACAGGCCACAACCTTTGCTGATGGAATTTCTATGCCCATGCAACCTTCATCTGGCTTCCAAAACAGTTGGTTAGGGAAGCCAGGGCATGTTTCTATGGCTGATATTGTAAAGATGGGTAGATCTCAGGGCAAACCAATTGGCATGCCTTCTGGGGCAAGTGAAGGGTCTGACATGGCACAAAATGCAGTGATGTTGAACATGTCACACCACAATGGCAAACAATCTCCAACCACAGTGCCATTAGAATCAGATAAAAGATCAGACTCTTTTCAAGAATCTTTACATGTTTCAGAGATTAGTCATGATTTTGGAATTTCTGAAGATCAGCGTAATTCTGATGATGGATGGTTCCTGATTAATAAGCAGCCTATGAATAGTGTGTCAACTACATCAGAAGTTTCTGATGCTTGTGCTGCTTATGGAAACCCATTAGAATCGGCATCTTCTAATTTGGTTGTTGATGGAACTAACCTGCACATAGATCCTCATTTGGAAGAGATCCAAGATCTAGAGAAAAGTCATAATGTTAAAAATCTGCCAGCAGAATCCAGATCGACATCTGTATCTGATCGGCAGATACAAGTAGACACTTCCAAAGATGCTTCCCATTTGATAGAGGACTTGTTAAAAAGTACAAATTCCTATCAGTCTCAAATGCTTGAGCTTGATCATCAGGAAG GTTCTTTTCCAGCTGAGGATGTCTTGGAACTTTCATCAGCTACTGCAGACCTGAGACAACTAAGTTTACATGAGGAGACGAGCACAAAATCTATTGAAGCTAGCTCTGCAGTGATTATCCCTAACCATCTGCGGGTTACAAATGCAGATTGTGCACATCTGAGCTTCGGTAGTTTCGGATCTGGTGCATTTTCTGGATCTTTTCCGTCAAAGCAACTAAAAAGCAACTTGGAAGTGCCTCCTGTCGCTGATGATGCTTCTAGAATAGATGATCCAGATACAAG AAATCATGAGTATGATAACAATGGGCAGCTTGAGCCTACACTGACTGAGAATGTAGTTTCTAGATCTGGTAGTGGTTCAGAGAATCTAGATGTGCCTTTGGTTTCACAACCTGAGGTGGTGAGAAATGATCCATTGGATACTGCACATGTACTTCAGTACAACTTTCCATCTGCTTCTGATTATGCACTATCGAGTGCGGCACAGCCAAATGCTGCAGCTTTCTCCTTTCCACAAGGAAATACACAA CAACCTAATACTCTACAAAACAGTATTTTAGCATCAAGCATTCCACATCTTCGCGATTTCGACCTTCCCTTGTCTCCCTTGCTTACCAACCAAGCAATGCCTACGAGGTATAGCACGACAGTGTCATCCATTAGCGGACCAACCATTTCCACACCTGAG GCTTTGAACCCAGGAGTGTTTTCCAACCCACAATCAACTCCACAATTACCTAGCACTACCATGCTCACTAGTCCTGCACTCCCTCAGCATCTTCCCGTACACCATTATTCTCAGCCTGCTCTTCCATTAGGCCATTTCGCCAATATGATAAGCTACCCATTTCTACCTCATAGCTACACCTACTTGCCTTCCATCCAACAAGCATTCGCTGCAAACAGTCCATTCCATCAATCACCTGCTGCAGTGCCCAGTGTAGGCATGAAGTATTCACAACCACAATTTAAAAGTAGCTTATCTGCGACCAGCTTACCTCAGGCTTCTGCCATAGCCTCTGCTTACGGAGGACTTGGAAGCTCAGCTAACATTCCTGGAGCTTTCATCCTTAACCATACAACCGCATCGGCTAGCACAACGATTGGGTTCGATGAAGCTTTGAGCTTGCAGTACAAAGAAGGAAGTCACTACATGCCTCTTCAGCAG AGTGAGAACCCTGCCATGTGGATTCACGGTGCGGGTTCGAGGACAATGTCGGCACTTCCAGCAAGCACATTCTACAACTATCCAGGTCAGAACCAGCACAGTGGAATTCGTCCGAGTCAGCAGACATCGCAGCTTGGGGCATTGGGCTACCCAAACTTGTACCACTCACAGGCAGGGCCATCACGAGAACATCAGCAAAATCCAGGCGAAGGGAACTTGAATGGTTCCCAGACACCGTCTCAGCCATCAAACCAAATCTGGCAACATGGCTACTGA
- the LOC135643290 gene encoding uncharacterized protein LOC135643290 isoform X4, with product MSGAGGGGNRGSVAAPIPTGSRKLVQSLKEIVNCPEAEIYSMLRECNMDPNEAVHRLLSQDTFHEVKSKRDKKKEIREPPESRSRTVNNSSGRGARGGLDHGGRSTSSQSSSIDYGAAKSKSLHKKENGASAVPNSSVVESSVLSSSPTQRPTTLSKSTPMGNTIQATTFADGISMPMQPSSGFQNSWLGKPGHVSMADIVKMGRSQGKPIGMPSGASEGSDMAQNAVMLNMSHHNGKQSPTTVPLESDKRSDSFQESLHVSEISHDFGISEDQRNSDDGWFLINKQPMNSVSTTSEVSDACAAYGNPLESASSNLVVDGTNLHIDPHLEEIQDLEKSHNVKNLPAESRSTSVSDRQIQVDTSKDASHLIEDLLKSTNSYQSQMLELDHQEGSFPAEDVLELSSATADLRQLSLHEETSTKSIEASSAVIIPNHLRVTNADCAHLSFGSFGSGAFSGSFPSKQLKSNLEVPPVADDASRIDDPDTRNHEYDNNGQLEPTLTENVVSRSGSGSENLDVPLVSQPEVVRNDPLDTAHVLQYNFPSASDYALSSAAQPNAAAFSFPQGNTQVQTLSPFSSLMALNPGVFSNPQSTPQLPSTTMLTSPALPQHLPVHHYSQPALPLGHFANMISYPFLPHSYTYLPSIQQAFAANSPFHQSPAAVPSVGMKYSQPQFKSSLSATSLPQASAIASAYGGLGSSANIPGAFILNHTTASASTTIGFDEALSLQYKEGSHYMPLQQSENPAMWIHGAGSRTMSALPASTFYNYPGQNQHSGIRPSQQTSQLGALGYPNLYHSQAGPSREHQQNPGEGNLNGSQTPSQPSNQIWQHGY from the exons ATGAGCGGCGCCGGTGGCGGAGGGAACAGGGGGAGCGTGGCGGCCCCGATCCCGACGGGGTCGAGGAAGCTGGTGCAGAGCCTGAAGGAGATCGTCAACTGCCCGGAGGCGGAGATCTACTCCATGCTCCGGGAGTGCAACATGGACCCCAACGAGGCCGTCCACCGGCTCCTCTCCCAGG ATACTTTTCATGAGGTGAAGAGCAAGCGTGACAAGAAAAAGGAG ATCAGAGAACCTCCAGAATCCAGATCTCGAACTGTGAACAACAGCTCAGGTCGTGGGGCTAGAGGTGGCCTTGACCATGGGGGTCGCAGCACTTCTTCCCAATCCAGTTCTATTG ACTATGGTGCTGCTAAGAGTAAATCTTTACACAAGAAAGAAAATGGTGCAAGTGCTGTTCCTAACTCATCAGTTGTGGAATCTTCCGTGCTATCAAGTTCTCCTACTCAAAGGCCAACAACTTTAAG CAAGTCTACTCCTATGGGAAATACAATACAGGCCACAACCTTTGCTGATGGAATTTCTATGCCCATGCAACCTTCATCTGGCTTCCAAAACAGTTGGTTAGGGAAGCCAGGGCATGTTTCTATGGCTGATATTGTAAAGATGGGTAGATCTCAGGGCAAACCAATTGGCATGCCTTCTGGGGCAAGTGAAGGGTCTGACATGGCACAAAATGCAGTGATGTTGAACATGTCACACCACAATGGCAAACAATCTCCAACCACAGTGCCATTAGAATCAGATAAAAGATCAGACTCTTTTCAAGAATCTTTACATGTTTCAGAGATTAGTCATGATTTTGGAATTTCTGAAGATCAGCGTAATTCTGATGATGGATGGTTCCTGATTAATAAGCAGCCTATGAATAGTGTGTCAACTACATCAGAAGTTTCTGATGCTTGTGCTGCTTATGGAAACCCATTAGAATCGGCATCTTCTAATTTGGTTGTTGATGGAACTAACCTGCACATAGATCCTCATTTGGAAGAGATCCAAGATCTAGAGAAAAGTCATAATGTTAAAAATCTGCCAGCAGAATCCAGATCGACATCTGTATCTGATCGGCAGATACAAGTAGACACTTCCAAAGATGCTTCCCATTTGATAGAGGACTTGTTAAAAAGTACAAATTCCTATCAGTCTCAAATGCTTGAGCTTGATCATCAGGAAG GTTCTTTTCCAGCTGAGGATGTCTTGGAACTTTCATCAGCTACTGCAGACCTGAGACAACTAAGTTTACATGAGGAGACGAGCACAAAATCTATTGAAGCTAGCTCTGCAGTGATTATCCCTAACCATCTGCGGGTTACAAATGCAGATTGTGCACATCTGAGCTTCGGTAGTTTCGGATCTGGTGCATTTTCTGGATCTTTTCCGTCAAAGCAACTAAAAAGCAACTTGGAAGTGCCTCCTGTCGCTGATGATGCTTCTAGAATAGATGATCCAGATACAAG AAATCATGAGTATGATAACAATGGGCAGCTTGAGCCTACACTGACTGAGAATGTAGTTTCTAGATCTGGTAGTGGTTCAGAGAATCTAGATGTGCCTTTGGTTTCACAACCTGAGGTGGTGAGAAATGATCCATTGGATACTGCACATGTACTTCAGTACAACTTTCCATCTGCTTCTGATTATGCACTATCGAGTGCGGCACAGCCAAATGCTGCAGCTTTCTCCTTTCCACAAGGAAATACACAAGTGCAAACTCTTTCACCTTTCTCAAGTTTAATG GCTTTGAACCCAGGAGTGTTTTCCAACCCACAATCAACTCCACAATTACCTAGCACTACCATGCTCACTAGTCCTGCACTCCCTCAGCATCTTCCCGTACACCATTATTCTCAGCCTGCTCTTCCATTAGGCCATTTCGCCAATATGATAAGCTACCCATTTCTACCTCATAGCTACACCTACTTGCCTTCCATCCAACAAGCATTCGCTGCAAACAGTCCATTCCATCAATCACCTGCTGCAGTGCCCAGTGTAGGCATGAAGTATTCACAACCACAATTTAAAAGTAGCTTATCTGCGACCAGCTTACCTCAGGCTTCTGCCATAGCCTCTGCTTACGGAGGACTTGGAAGCTCAGCTAACATTCCTGGAGCTTTCATCCTTAACCATACAACCGCATCGGCTAGCACAACGATTGGGTTCGATGAAGCTTTGAGCTTGCAGTACAAAGAAGGAAGTCACTACATGCCTCTTCAGCAG AGTGAGAACCCTGCCATGTGGATTCACGGTGCGGGTTCGAGGACAATGTCGGCACTTCCAGCAAGCACATTCTACAACTATCCAGGTCAGAACCAGCACAGTGGAATTCGTCCGAGTCAGCAGACATCGCAGCTTGGGGCATTGGGCTACCCAAACTTGTACCACTCACAGGCAGGGCCATCACGAGAACATCAGCAAAATCCAGGCGAAGGGAACTTGAATGGTTCCCAGACACCGTCTCAGCCATCAAACCAAATCTGGCAACATGGCTACTGA
- the LOC135643290 gene encoding uncharacterized protein LOC135643290 isoform X2, with protein sequence MSGAGGGGNRGSVAAPIPTGSRKLVQSLKEIVNCPEAEIYSMLRECNMDPNEAVHRLLSQDTFHEVKSKRDKKKEIREPPESRSRTVNNSSGRGARGGLDHGGRSTSSQSSSIDYGAAKSKSLHKKENGASAVPNSSVVESSVLSSSPTQSKSTPMGNTIQATTFADGISMPMQPSSGFQNSWLGKPGHVSMADIVKMGRSQGKPIGMPSGASEGSDMAQNAVMLNMSHHNGKQSPTTVPLESDKRSDSFQESLHVSEISHDFGISEDQRNSDDGWFLINKQPMNSVSTTSEVSDACAAYGNPLESASSNLVVDGTNLHIDPHLEEIQDLEKSHNVKNLPAESRSTSVSDRQIQVDTSKDASHLIEDLLKSTNSYQSQMLELDHQEGSFPAEDVLELSSATADLRQLSLHEETSTKSIEASSAVIIPNHLRVTNADCAHLSFGSFGSGAFSGSFPSKQLKSNLEVPPVADDASRIDDPDTRNHEYDNNGQLEPTLTENVVSRSGSGSENLDVPLVSQPEVVRNDPLDTAHVLQYNFPSASDYALSSAAQPNAAAFSFPQGNTQVQTLSPFSSLMQPNTLQNSILASSIPHLRDFDLPLSPLLTNQAMPTRYSTTVSSISGPTISTPEALNPGVFSNPQSTPQLPSTTMLTSPALPQHLPVHHYSQPALPLGHFANMISYPFLPHSYTYLPSIQQAFAANSPFHQSPAAVPSVGMKYSQPQFKSSLSATSLPQASAIASAYGGLGSSANIPGAFILNHTTASASTTIGFDEALSLQYKEGSHYMPLQQSENPAMWIHGAGSRTMSALPASTFYNYPGQNQHSGIRPSQQTSQLGALGYPNLYHSQAGPSREHQQNPGEGNLNGSQTPSQPSNQIWQHGY encoded by the exons ATGAGCGGCGCCGGTGGCGGAGGGAACAGGGGGAGCGTGGCGGCCCCGATCCCGACGGGGTCGAGGAAGCTGGTGCAGAGCCTGAAGGAGATCGTCAACTGCCCGGAGGCGGAGATCTACTCCATGCTCCGGGAGTGCAACATGGACCCCAACGAGGCCGTCCACCGGCTCCTCTCCCAGG ATACTTTTCATGAGGTGAAGAGCAAGCGTGACAAGAAAAAGGAG ATCAGAGAACCTCCAGAATCCAGATCTCGAACTGTGAACAACAGCTCAGGTCGTGGGGCTAGAGGTGGCCTTGACCATGGGGGTCGCAGCACTTCTTCCCAATCCAGTTCTATTG ACTATGGTGCTGCTAAGAGTAAATCTTTACACAAGAAAGAAAATGGTGCAAGTGCTGTTCCTAACTCATCAGTTGTGGAATCTTCCGTGCTATCAAGTTCTCCTACTCAAAG CAAGTCTACTCCTATGGGAAATACAATACAGGCCACAACCTTTGCTGATGGAATTTCTATGCCCATGCAACCTTCATCTGGCTTCCAAAACAGTTGGTTAGGGAAGCCAGGGCATGTTTCTATGGCTGATATTGTAAAGATGGGTAGATCTCAGGGCAAACCAATTGGCATGCCTTCTGGGGCAAGTGAAGGGTCTGACATGGCACAAAATGCAGTGATGTTGAACATGTCACACCACAATGGCAAACAATCTCCAACCACAGTGCCATTAGAATCAGATAAAAGATCAGACTCTTTTCAAGAATCTTTACATGTTTCAGAGATTAGTCATGATTTTGGAATTTCTGAAGATCAGCGTAATTCTGATGATGGATGGTTCCTGATTAATAAGCAGCCTATGAATAGTGTGTCAACTACATCAGAAGTTTCTGATGCTTGTGCTGCTTATGGAAACCCATTAGAATCGGCATCTTCTAATTTGGTTGTTGATGGAACTAACCTGCACATAGATCCTCATTTGGAAGAGATCCAAGATCTAGAGAAAAGTCATAATGTTAAAAATCTGCCAGCAGAATCCAGATCGACATCTGTATCTGATCGGCAGATACAAGTAGACACTTCCAAAGATGCTTCCCATTTGATAGAGGACTTGTTAAAAAGTACAAATTCCTATCAGTCTCAAATGCTTGAGCTTGATCATCAGGAAG GTTCTTTTCCAGCTGAGGATGTCTTGGAACTTTCATCAGCTACTGCAGACCTGAGACAACTAAGTTTACATGAGGAGACGAGCACAAAATCTATTGAAGCTAGCTCTGCAGTGATTATCCCTAACCATCTGCGGGTTACAAATGCAGATTGTGCACATCTGAGCTTCGGTAGTTTCGGATCTGGTGCATTTTCTGGATCTTTTCCGTCAAAGCAACTAAAAAGCAACTTGGAAGTGCCTCCTGTCGCTGATGATGCTTCTAGAATAGATGATCCAGATACAAG AAATCATGAGTATGATAACAATGGGCAGCTTGAGCCTACACTGACTGAGAATGTAGTTTCTAGATCTGGTAGTGGTTCAGAGAATCTAGATGTGCCTTTGGTTTCACAACCTGAGGTGGTGAGAAATGATCCATTGGATACTGCACATGTACTTCAGTACAACTTTCCATCTGCTTCTGATTATGCACTATCGAGTGCGGCACAGCCAAATGCTGCAGCTTTCTCCTTTCCACAAGGAAATACACAAGTGCAAACTCTTTCACCTTTCTCAAGTTTAATG CAACCTAATACTCTACAAAACAGTATTTTAGCATCAAGCATTCCACATCTTCGCGATTTCGACCTTCCCTTGTCTCCCTTGCTTACCAACCAAGCAATGCCTACGAGGTATAGCACGACAGTGTCATCCATTAGCGGACCAACCATTTCCACACCTGAG GCTTTGAACCCAGGAGTGTTTTCCAACCCACAATCAACTCCACAATTACCTAGCACTACCATGCTCACTAGTCCTGCACTCCCTCAGCATCTTCCCGTACACCATTATTCTCAGCCTGCTCTTCCATTAGGCCATTTCGCCAATATGATAAGCTACCCATTTCTACCTCATAGCTACACCTACTTGCCTTCCATCCAACAAGCATTCGCTGCAAACAGTCCATTCCATCAATCACCTGCTGCAGTGCCCAGTGTAGGCATGAAGTATTCACAACCACAATTTAAAAGTAGCTTATCTGCGACCAGCTTACCTCAGGCTTCTGCCATAGCCTCTGCTTACGGAGGACTTGGAAGCTCAGCTAACATTCCTGGAGCTTTCATCCTTAACCATACAACCGCATCGGCTAGCACAACGATTGGGTTCGATGAAGCTTTGAGCTTGCAGTACAAAGAAGGAAGTCACTACATGCCTCTTCAGCAG AGTGAGAACCCTGCCATGTGGATTCACGGTGCGGGTTCGAGGACAATGTCGGCACTTCCAGCAAGCACATTCTACAACTATCCAGGTCAGAACCAGCACAGTGGAATTCGTCCGAGTCAGCAGACATCGCAGCTTGGGGCATTGGGCTACCCAAACTTGTACCACTCACAGGCAGGGCCATCACGAGAACATCAGCAAAATCCAGGCGAAGGGAACTTGAATGGTTCCCAGACACCGTCTCAGCCATCAAACCAAATCTGGCAACATGGCTACTGA
- the LOC135643290 gene encoding uncharacterized protein LOC135643290 isoform X1, whose translation MSGAGGGGNRGSVAAPIPTGSRKLVQSLKEIVNCPEAEIYSMLRECNMDPNEAVHRLLSQDTFHEVKSKRDKKKEIREPPESRSRTVNNSSGRGARGGLDHGGRSTSSQSSSIDYGAAKSKSLHKKENGASAVPNSSVVESSVLSSSPTQRPTTLSKSTPMGNTIQATTFADGISMPMQPSSGFQNSWLGKPGHVSMADIVKMGRSQGKPIGMPSGASEGSDMAQNAVMLNMSHHNGKQSPTTVPLESDKRSDSFQESLHVSEISHDFGISEDQRNSDDGWFLINKQPMNSVSTTSEVSDACAAYGNPLESASSNLVVDGTNLHIDPHLEEIQDLEKSHNVKNLPAESRSTSVSDRQIQVDTSKDASHLIEDLLKSTNSYQSQMLELDHQEGSFPAEDVLELSSATADLRQLSLHEETSTKSIEASSAVIIPNHLRVTNADCAHLSFGSFGSGAFSGSFPSKQLKSNLEVPPVADDASRIDDPDTRNHEYDNNGQLEPTLTENVVSRSGSGSENLDVPLVSQPEVVRNDPLDTAHVLQYNFPSASDYALSSAAQPNAAAFSFPQGNTQVQTLSPFSSLMQPNTLQNSILASSIPHLRDFDLPLSPLLTNQAMPTRYSTTVSSISGPTISTPEALNPGVFSNPQSTPQLPSTTMLTSPALPQHLPVHHYSQPALPLGHFANMISYPFLPHSYTYLPSIQQAFAANSPFHQSPAAVPSVGMKYSQPQFKSSLSATSLPQASAIASAYGGLGSSANIPGAFILNHTTASASTTIGFDEALSLQYKEGSHYMPLQQSENPAMWIHGAGSRTMSALPASTFYNYPGQNQHSGIRPSQQTSQLGALGYPNLYHSQAGPSREHQQNPGEGNLNGSQTPSQPSNQIWQHGY comes from the exons ATGAGCGGCGCCGGTGGCGGAGGGAACAGGGGGAGCGTGGCGGCCCCGATCCCGACGGGGTCGAGGAAGCTGGTGCAGAGCCTGAAGGAGATCGTCAACTGCCCGGAGGCGGAGATCTACTCCATGCTCCGGGAGTGCAACATGGACCCCAACGAGGCCGTCCACCGGCTCCTCTCCCAGG ATACTTTTCATGAGGTGAAGAGCAAGCGTGACAAGAAAAAGGAG ATCAGAGAACCTCCAGAATCCAGATCTCGAACTGTGAACAACAGCTCAGGTCGTGGGGCTAGAGGTGGCCTTGACCATGGGGGTCGCAGCACTTCTTCCCAATCCAGTTCTATTG ACTATGGTGCTGCTAAGAGTAAATCTTTACACAAGAAAGAAAATGGTGCAAGTGCTGTTCCTAACTCATCAGTTGTGGAATCTTCCGTGCTATCAAGTTCTCCTACTCAAAGGCCAACAACTTTAAG CAAGTCTACTCCTATGGGAAATACAATACAGGCCACAACCTTTGCTGATGGAATTTCTATGCCCATGCAACCTTCATCTGGCTTCCAAAACAGTTGGTTAGGGAAGCCAGGGCATGTTTCTATGGCTGATATTGTAAAGATGGGTAGATCTCAGGGCAAACCAATTGGCATGCCTTCTGGGGCAAGTGAAGGGTCTGACATGGCACAAAATGCAGTGATGTTGAACATGTCACACCACAATGGCAAACAATCTCCAACCACAGTGCCATTAGAATCAGATAAAAGATCAGACTCTTTTCAAGAATCTTTACATGTTTCAGAGATTAGTCATGATTTTGGAATTTCTGAAGATCAGCGTAATTCTGATGATGGATGGTTCCTGATTAATAAGCAGCCTATGAATAGTGTGTCAACTACATCAGAAGTTTCTGATGCTTGTGCTGCTTATGGAAACCCATTAGAATCGGCATCTTCTAATTTGGTTGTTGATGGAACTAACCTGCACATAGATCCTCATTTGGAAGAGATCCAAGATCTAGAGAAAAGTCATAATGTTAAAAATCTGCCAGCAGAATCCAGATCGACATCTGTATCTGATCGGCAGATACAAGTAGACACTTCCAAAGATGCTTCCCATTTGATAGAGGACTTGTTAAAAAGTACAAATTCCTATCAGTCTCAAATGCTTGAGCTTGATCATCAGGAAG GTTCTTTTCCAGCTGAGGATGTCTTGGAACTTTCATCAGCTACTGCAGACCTGAGACAACTAAGTTTACATGAGGAGACGAGCACAAAATCTATTGAAGCTAGCTCTGCAGTGATTATCCCTAACCATCTGCGGGTTACAAATGCAGATTGTGCACATCTGAGCTTCGGTAGTTTCGGATCTGGTGCATTTTCTGGATCTTTTCCGTCAAAGCAACTAAAAAGCAACTTGGAAGTGCCTCCTGTCGCTGATGATGCTTCTAGAATAGATGATCCAGATACAAG AAATCATGAGTATGATAACAATGGGCAGCTTGAGCCTACACTGACTGAGAATGTAGTTTCTAGATCTGGTAGTGGTTCAGAGAATCTAGATGTGCCTTTGGTTTCACAACCTGAGGTGGTGAGAAATGATCCATTGGATACTGCACATGTACTTCAGTACAACTTTCCATCTGCTTCTGATTATGCACTATCGAGTGCGGCACAGCCAAATGCTGCAGCTTTCTCCTTTCCACAAGGAAATACACAAGTGCAAACTCTTTCACCTTTCTCAAGTTTAATG CAACCTAATACTCTACAAAACAGTATTTTAGCATCAAGCATTCCACATCTTCGCGATTTCGACCTTCCCTTGTCTCCCTTGCTTACCAACCAAGCAATGCCTACGAGGTATAGCACGACAGTGTCATCCATTAGCGGACCAACCATTTCCACACCTGAG GCTTTGAACCCAGGAGTGTTTTCCAACCCACAATCAACTCCACAATTACCTAGCACTACCATGCTCACTAGTCCTGCACTCCCTCAGCATCTTCCCGTACACCATTATTCTCAGCCTGCTCTTCCATTAGGCCATTTCGCCAATATGATAAGCTACCCATTTCTACCTCATAGCTACACCTACTTGCCTTCCATCCAACAAGCATTCGCTGCAAACAGTCCATTCCATCAATCACCTGCTGCAGTGCCCAGTGTAGGCATGAAGTATTCACAACCACAATTTAAAAGTAGCTTATCTGCGACCAGCTTACCTCAGGCTTCTGCCATAGCCTCTGCTTACGGAGGACTTGGAAGCTCAGCTAACATTCCTGGAGCTTTCATCCTTAACCATACAACCGCATCGGCTAGCACAACGATTGGGTTCGATGAAGCTTTGAGCTTGCAGTACAAAGAAGGAAGTCACTACATGCCTCTTCAGCAG AGTGAGAACCCTGCCATGTGGATTCACGGTGCGGGTTCGAGGACAATGTCGGCACTTCCAGCAAGCACATTCTACAACTATCCAGGTCAGAACCAGCACAGTGGAATTCGTCCGAGTCAGCAGACATCGCAGCTTGGGGCATTGGGCTACCCAAACTTGTACCACTCACAGGCAGGGCCATCACGAGAACATCAGCAAAATCCAGGCGAAGGGAACTTGAATGGTTCCCAGACACCGTCTCAGCCATCAAACCAAATCTGGCAACATGGCTACTGA